In the genome of Massilibacillus massiliensis, one region contains:
- the rplW gene encoding 50S ribosomal protein L23 produces MANARDILIRPLITERTTALMQEGKYTFVVPKTVNKVEIRTAVQEIFNVKVLAVNTVNVLGKTKRMGRSEGKRADYKKAVVKLAPGESIEFFEGV; encoded by the coding sequence ATGGCAAATGCACGCGATATTTTAATTCGTCCGCTTATCACGGAAAGAACTACTGCGTTGATGCAAGAAGGTAAATATACGTTTGTCGTTCCTAAAACAGTGAACAAGGTTGAAATCAGAACTGCTGTTCAAGAGATTTTCAACGTAAAAGTTCTTGCAGTAAATACTGTAAATGTATTAGGTAAAACAAAACGTATGGGACGCAGTGAAGGTAAACGCGCAGATTATAAAAAAGCTGTTGTGAAACTTGCACCTGGCGAAAGCATCGAATTCTTCGAAGGTGTGTAA
- a CDS encoding type Z 30S ribosomal protein S14, whose translation MAKKAMVEKWSHEPKFQVRKYNRCKICGRPHGYMRKFEMCRICFREQSYKGAIPGVTKASW comes from the coding sequence GTGGCCAAAAAGGCAATGGTTGAAAAATGGAGTCACGAACCGAAATTTCAAGTTCGTAAATATAACAGATGTAAAATTTGCGGCCGTCCACACGGATACATGCGTAAATTTGAAATGTGCCGTATTTGTTTCAGAGAACAAAGCTACAAAGGTGCTATCCCTGGGGTAACCAAAGCTAGCTGGTAA
- the rpsJ gene encoding 30S ribosomal protein S10, with protein sequence MAKQQKIRIRLKAYDHKALDQSAVKIVDTAKRTGAMVSGPIPLPTEKNIFTILRSPHVNKDSREQFEMRTHKRLIDILEPTSKTVDALMRLDLPAGVDIEIKL encoded by the coding sequence TTGGCTAAACAACAAAAAATCAGAATTCGTCTAAAAGCATACGATCATAAGGCACTTGATCAAAGCGCGGTGAAAATTGTTGATACTGCAAAGAGAACAGGTGCGATGGTATCAGGTCCTATTCCACTACCTACTGAAAAAAATATTTTTACAATCTTACGTTCTCCACATGTGAATAAAGACTCTCGTGAGCAATTTGAAATGCGTACACACAAACGTCTTATTGACATCTTAGAACCAACTTCCAAAACTGTTGACGCTTTAATGCGTTTGGATTTGCCAGCTGGTGTGGATATCGAAATTAAATTGTAA
- the rplD gene encoding 50S ribosomal protein L4: MPKVAVYTIAGKQTGEELELNESVFGVEVNEAVVHQAIVMQLASQRLGTHATKTRGLVRGGGRKPWKQKGTGRARSGSTRSPIWVGGGTVFGPTPRSHAFRMPRKQRRLAIKCALSSKVESGELVVLDSIAFEQAKTKHVVQMLSDFSVDKKALIITAETIENVEKSSRNIPGVKAISSCGLNVYDILNHNKLFITKDAVTRIEEVLA, encoded by the coding sequence ATGCCTAAAGTAGCAGTCTATACAATCGCTGGTAAACAGACTGGCGAAGAATTAGAATTAAATGAAAGCGTATTTGGTGTAGAAGTTAACGAAGCAGTTGTTCATCAAGCAATTGTAATGCAACTTGCAAGTCAACGTCTTGGTACGCATGCAACGAAAACTAGAGGTTTAGTACGTGGTGGCGGACGTAAACCTTGGAAACAAAAAGGTACAGGTCGCGCTCGTTCCGGTAGTACTCGTTCCCCAATTTGGGTCGGCGGTGGTACTGTGTTCGGTCCAACACCTCGCTCCCATGCATTCAGAATGCCTCGTAAACAACGTCGTTTAGCAATTAAATGTGCGTTATCTTCGAAGGTTGAAAGTGGAGAATTAGTTGTTCTTGATAGCATTGCTTTCGAACAAGCTAAAACGAAACATGTTGTACAAATGTTGAGCGATTTCAGCGTAGATAAGAAAGCTCTTATTATTACAGCTGAAACAATCGAAAATGTGGAAAAATCTTCCCGTAATATTCCTGGTGTAAAAGCTATTAGTTCTTGTGGGCTTAATGTTTATGATATCTTGAATCATAATAAGCTTTTCATTACTAAAGATGCAGTTACCCGCATTGAGGAGGTACTTGCGTAA
- the fusA gene encoding elongation factor G gives MGRQFPLEKTRNIGIMAHIDAGKTTTTERILFYTGKVHKIGEVHEGAATMDWMEQEQERGITITSAATTCQWLDHRINIIDTPGHVDFTVEVERSLRVLDGSVAVFCAKGGVEPQSETVWRQADKYSVPRMAYVNKMDILGADFYRVVDMIKTRLHANPVALQLPIGSEDTFLGMVDLIKMDAIIYTDDLGKTSEEVAIPDDMKEKAEEYRQILLDAVAETDDELMMKYLEGEELTEEEIRAAIRKATIDCKMTPVLCGSSYKNKGVQPMLDAVIDYMPSPLDIPAIKGVDPDTGEEDKREADDKLPFSALAFKIMADPYVGKLAFFRVYSGSITSGSYVFNSTKGKKERIGRILQMHANRREEIDTVYSGDIAAAVGLKDTVTGDTLCDEKEPIILESMEFPEPVISVAVEPKTKADQEKMGIALARLAEEDPTFRMRTDQETGQCIISGMGELHLEIIVDRMLREFKVDCTVGKPQVAYRETIRKQVKAEGKFVRQSGGRGQYGHCLLELVPQEPGVGFSFENKVVGGAIPKEYINPIEAGIKEAMENGVVAGYPMVDIKVIVYDGSYHDVDSSEMAFKIAGSMGFKSGAQKATPVLLEPYMKVEVVVPEEYMGDVIGDLNSRRGRIEGMEARAGAQVINAFVPLSEMFGYATDLRSKTQGRGNYSMEISHYDEVPKNISEAITAKNKGE, from the coding sequence GTGGGTAGACAGTTTCCTCTCGAAAAGACGCGGAACATAGGGATTATGGCACATATTGATGCCGGTAAAACCACTACTACTGAACGTATTCTGTTTTATACAGGAAAAGTACACAAAATTGGTGAGGTTCATGAAGGTGCTGCTACTATGGACTGGATGGAGCAGGAACAAGAGAGAGGTATTACTATTACTTCTGCTGCTACAACTTGTCAATGGTTAGATCATCGTATCAACATTATTGACACGCCAGGTCACGTGGACTTTACAGTTGAAGTAGAACGTTCATTAAGAGTGCTTGATGGATCAGTTGCTGTGTTCTGTGCTAAAGGTGGGGTTGAACCTCAATCTGAAACAGTATGGCGCCAAGCTGATAAATATAGCGTACCTCGTATGGCGTATGTAAATAAAATGGATATCTTGGGTGCGGATTTCTACCGAGTTGTTGATATGATCAAAACTCGGTTGCATGCAAATCCGGTTGCACTTCAGCTTCCAATTGGTTCGGAAGATACATTCTTGGGAATGGTTGATCTAATTAAAATGGATGCGATTATTTACACGGATGATCTTGGTAAAACTAGTGAAGAAGTTGCTATTCCGGATGATATGAAAGAAAAAGCTGAAGAATATCGTCAAATTCTATTAGATGCAGTTGCTGAAACTGACGATGAATTAATGATGAAATATTTGGAAGGCGAAGAACTAACAGAAGAAGAAATCAGAGCAGCGATTCGTAAAGCGACGATTGATTGCAAAATGACACCTGTACTTTGTGGTTCTTCTTATAAGAATAAAGGCGTTCAACCAATGCTTGATGCAGTCATTGACTACATGCCTTCACCGCTTGATATTCCAGCGATTAAAGGTGTTGACCCAGATACTGGTGAAGAAGACAAACGTGAAGCAGATGATAAGTTACCGTTTTCGGCATTAGCTTTCAAAATTATGGCTGATCCGTATGTAGGTAAATTAGCGTTTTTCCGTGTTTATTCAGGTAGCATTACTTCTGGATCTTATGTATTTAACTCGACAAAAGGCAAAAAAGAACGTATTGGACGTATTCTTCAAATGCATGCAAATCGCCGCGAAGAAATTGATACAGTTTATAGTGGTGATATAGCTGCTGCTGTTGGTTTAAAAGATACAGTTACTGGTGATACACTCTGTGATGAAAAAGAGCCAATTATATTGGAATCTATGGAATTCCCAGAGCCAGTTATTTCCGTTGCTGTTGAACCAAAAACGAAAGCTGACCAAGAAAAAATGGGTATTGCGTTAGCAAGACTTGCAGAAGAAGATCCTACATTCCGGATGAGAACTGACCAAGAAACAGGTCAATGTATCATTTCTGGTATGGGTGAACTTCATTTGGAAATTATCGTTGACCGTATGCTTCGTGAGTTTAAAGTAGATTGTACAGTAGGTAAGCCGCAAGTTGCTTATCGTGAAACAATCCGTAAACAAGTGAAAGCAGAAGGAAAATTTGTTCGTCAATCCGGTGGTCGCGGTCAATACGGTCACTGCTTGCTTGAACTTGTACCACAAGAACCAGGTGTTGGTTTCAGCTTTGAAAACAAAGTTGTCGGTGGTGCGATTCCTAAAGAATATATTAACCCAATTGAAGCTGGTATCAAAGAAGCTATGGAAAATGGTGTTGTTGCTGGTTACCCAATGGTTGATATTAAAGTTATTGTTTATGATGGTTCTTATCATGATGTCGATTCATCTGAAATGGCATTTAAAATTGCCGGTTCTATGGGCTTTAAATCTGGTGCACAAAAAGCTACACCAGTGCTGTTGGAACCATATATGAAAGTTGAAGTCGTAGTTCCGGAAGAGTACATGGGTGATGTTATTGGTGACTTAAACTCAAGACGTGGTCGTATCGAAGGTATGGAAGCTCGTGCTGGTGCACAAGTGATTAATGCGTTCGTTCCACTTTCTGAAATGTTTGGTTACGCTACAGATTTACGTTCTAAAACGCAAGGTCGCGGTAATTATTCCATGGAAATTTCACATTATGATGAAGTTCCTAAAAATATATCAGAAGCTATTACAGCTAAAAACAAAGGCGAATAA
- the tuf gene encoding elongation factor Tu has protein sequence MAKQKFERNKPHVNIGTIGHVDHGKTTLTAAITKVLAKTGGADFMDYSMIDKAPEERERGITINTSHVEYETAKRHYAHVDCPGHADYVKNMITGAAQMDGAILVVSAADGPMPQTREHILLSRQVGVPAMVVFLNKADMVDDAELMELVEMEVRELLSSYEFPGDDIPVVSGSALKALEGDADYEAKIIELMDAVDEYIPTPVRDTDKTFLMPVEDVFTITGRGTVATGRVERGEVKVGDVIEIVGMGEAPKSTTVTGVEMFRKLLDSAVAGDNIGALLRGVDRKDIERGQVLAKPGSIKPHTKFKGEVYVLSKEEGGRHTPFFTNYRPQFYFRTTDVTGVVNLPEGVEMVMPGDNIQMTIELITPIAIEVGLRFAIREGGRTVGAGVVTEVQA, from the coding sequence ATGGCAAAACAAAAGTTTGAAAGAAATAAACCACATGTAAACATTGGTACAATTGGTCACGTTGACCATGGTAAAACTACATTGACAGCTGCTATTACGAAAGTTTTAGCAAAAACTGGCGGCGCTGATTTTATGGATTATTCCATGATCGACAAAGCACCAGAAGAAAGAGAACGCGGTATTACAATCAATACTTCACACGTTGAATATGAAACTGCAAAAAGACATTATGCTCACGTTGACTGCCCGGGCCATGCTGACTATGTTAAAAACATGATCACTGGTGCTGCACAAATGGATGGTGCGATCTTAGTAGTAAGTGCTGCTGATGGTCCTATGCCACAAACTCGTGAACATATTCTTTTATCTCGTCAAGTTGGCGTACCAGCAATGGTAGTTTTCTTAAACAAAGCTGACATGGTTGATGATGCAGAATTAATGGAATTAGTAGAAATGGAAGTTCGCGAACTTCTTTCCAGCTATGAATTCCCTGGCGATGACATTCCTGTTGTTTCCGGTTCCGCATTAAAAGCGCTTGAAGGCGATGCTGATTATGAAGCAAAAATCATCGAACTTATGGATGCTGTAGATGAATACATCCCAACTCCAGTTCGTGATACAGATAAAACTTTCTTAATGCCAGTCGAAGACGTTTTCACAATCACTGGTCGTGGTACAGTTGCTACTGGCCGTGTTGAACGTGGTGAAGTTAAAGTTGGCGACGTTATTGAAATCGTTGGTATGGGTGAAGCACCTAAATCAACAACTGTAACAGGCGTTGAAATGTTTAGAAAATTACTCGACAGCGCAGTAGCTGGCGATAATATCGGTGCTTTGCTTCGTGGCGTTGACCGTAAAGATATCGAACGTGGTCAAGTTCTTGCAAAACCAGGTTCTATTAAACCTCACACAAAATTCAAAGGTGAAGTTTACGTTTTATCTAAAGAAGAAGGCGGACGTCATACTCCATTCTTCACAAACTATCGTCCACAATTCTACTTCCGTACAACTGATGTAACTGGTGTAGTTAACTTACCAGAAGGTGTAGAAATGGTTATGCCTGGCGATAACATTCAAATGACAATTGAACTAATCACTCCAATCGCTATTGAAGTTGGTTTACGTTTCGCTATCCGCGAAGGTGGCCGTACTGTTGGTGCTGGTGTTGTAACTGAAGTTCAAGCTTAA
- the rpsS gene encoding 30S ribosomal protein S19, with product MSRSIKKGPYVHESVLKKIDAMNAANEKKVIKTWSRSSTILPSFVGHTIAVHDGRKHVPVYVTEDMVGHKLGEFAPTRTFKGHSGEERRTSLK from the coding sequence TTGTCAAGATCGATTAAAAAAGGACCTTATGTGCATGAGAGTGTACTTAAAAAAATTGATGCTATGAATGCAGCAAATGAAAAAAAGGTTATAAAGACTTGGTCACGTAGTTCAACTATTCTTCCTAGTTTTGTTGGCCATACAATTGCAGTGCATGATGGTCGTAAACATGTACCTGTTTATGTAACTGAAGATATGGTAGGTCACAAACTTGGTGAATTCGCGCCGACTCGTACTTTCAAAGGTCATTCCGGCGAAGAAAGACGTACATCACTTAAGTAG
- the rplN gene encoding 50S ribosomal protein L14, whose product MIQQQTMLNVGDNTGAKEIMCIRVLGGSYRKFANIGDVIVAAVKSASPGGVVKKGDVVKAVVVRSKKGLRRPDGSYIRFDENAAVVIKDDKTPRGTRIFGPVARELRDKDFMKIVSLAPEVI is encoded by the coding sequence ATGATTCAACAACAAACAATGCTTAACGTTGGTGATAATACTGGTGCAAAAGAAATCATGTGCATTCGTGTACTTGGTGGTTCTTACCGTAAATTCGCTAACATTGGTGACGTAATTGTTGCTGCAGTAAAATCTGCATCCCCTGGCGGAGTTGTAAAAAAAGGTGATGTTGTTAAAGCTGTAGTTGTACGTTCTAAAAAAGGTTTACGTCGTCCAGATGGTTCTTATATTCGTTTTGATGAAAACGCTGCCGTTGTCATCAAAGATGATAAGACTCCAAGAGGTACTCGTATTTTCGGACCAGTAGCTAGAGAGTTGCGTGACAAAGATTTCATGAAAATCGTCTCACTAGCTCCAGAAGTAATCTAA
- the rplX gene encoding 50S ribosomal protein L24, whose amino-acid sequence MSQNKLHVKKGDTVLVLSGKDKGKQGKIIEALPKKEKVVVEGVNKVKRHTKPSQSAPQGGILVKEAPMSVAKVMLVCPACSKATRIAKKDLNGKFVRACKKCGEIVDK is encoded by the coding sequence TTGTCACAAAACAAATTGCATGTAAAAAAAGGTGATACGGTTTTAGTGTTATCTGGCAAAGATAAAGGTAAACAAGGTAAAATCATTGAAGCTTTACCTAAAAAAGAAAAGGTTGTTGTAGAAGGCGTTAACAAAGTTAAACGTCACACAAAACCTAGTCAAAGTGCTCCACAAGGTGGAATTCTTGTAAAAGAAGCACCAATGAGTGTAGCAAAAGTAATGCTTGTATGCCCTGCATGTTCAAAAGCAACTCGCATTGCAAAAAAAGATTTGAATGGTAAATTCGTTCGTGCTTGTAAAAAATGCGGCGAAATTGTGGATAAATAA
- the rpsC gene encoding 30S ribosomal protein S3, protein MGQKVNPHGLRLGVVKTWDAKWYADKDYASNLHEDIKIRAHLKAKLHTAGVSRIETERGQNRLKLTIHTAKPGMVIGRGGSGIEQIKASLRKLTTKHVDINIAEIKQPDLDSTLVAENIAAQLERRIAFRRAMKQAVGRTMRMGAKGIKVMVGGRLGGAEIARSEAYREGSIPLHTLRADIDYGTAEAHTTYGRIGVKVWIFKGEVLPEVKKSAVAAVEGSEA, encoded by the coding sequence TTGGGTCAAAAAGTTAATCCACATGGTTTGCGTCTTGGTGTTGTAAAAACATGGGATGCCAAGTGGTATGCAGATAAAGATTATGCAAGTAACTTGCATGAAGATATAAAAATTCGCGCGCACTTAAAAGCAAAACTTCATACTGCGGGCGTATCTAGAATTGAAACTGAACGTGGTCAAAATCGTCTTAAATTGACGATCCACACTGCAAAACCAGGTATGGTTATCGGTCGTGGCGGTTCAGGAATCGAACAAATTAAGGCTAGCTTGAGAAAGCTAACTACAAAACATGTTGATATTAATATTGCTGAAATTAAGCAACCTGATTTAGACTCAACATTAGTAGCAGAAAACATTGCAGCTCAATTAGAACGTCGTATTGCGTTCCGTCGTGCGATGAAACAAGCAGTTGGTCGTACAATGCGTATGGGTGCGAAAGGTATTAAAGTAATGGTAGGCGGTCGTTTAGGCGGTGCTGAAATTGCGAGAAGTGAGGCTTACCGTGAAGGTAGTATTCCACTTCATACTTTAAGAGCTGATATTGATTATGGTACTGCTGAGGCTCATACAACTTACGGTCGTATTGGCGTAAAAGTTTGGATCTTCAAAGGTGAAGTTTTACCAGAAGTGAAAAAAAGTGCTGTTGCTGCTGTTGAAGGGAGCGAAGCATAA
- the rplV gene encoding 50S ribosomal protein L22, with protein sequence MEAKSVAKYIRIAPRKIRIVMDLIRGKQIGEAFAILKFTPKVGADVIEKVLKSAVANAEHNFDMNVDNLYVAAAYVDQGPTLKRIHPRSRGQAFKILKRSSHVTVVVKER encoded by the coding sequence GTGGAAGCTAAATCAGTAGCAAAATACATTCGCATAGCTCCTCGTAAGATCCGTATTGTTATGGATTTGATCCGTGGCAAACAAATCGGAGAAGCGTTTGCGATTTTAAAATTCACACCAAAAGTTGGTGCTGATGTAATAGAAAAAGTATTGAAATCAGCAGTAGCAAATGCTGAACATAATTTTGATATGAATGTTGATAATCTTTATGTCGCAGCGGCATATGTAGATCAAGGACCTACATTAAAACGCATTCATCCACGTTCTCGTGGGCAAGCGTTTAAAATTTTAAAACGTTCAAGTCATGTAACTGTTGTTGTAAAAGAAAGATAA
- the rpsH gene encoding 30S ribosomal protein S8, whose translation MVMTDPIADMLTRLRNANSVYHEKVEIPGSKIKQAIAAILKEEGFIKDFDFVSDSKQGVLRVNLKYGPNREKVITGIKRISKPGLRVYAKSEELPRVLGGLGIAIVSTSKGVMSDKQARRSGLGGEVIAYVW comes from the coding sequence ATGGTAATGACTGATCCAATTGCAGATATGCTGACTCGTTTGCGCAATGCAAATTCTGTATATCATGAGAAAGTAGAAATACCGGGATCTAAAATCAAACAAGCAATTGCTGCTATTTTAAAAGAAGAAGGATTTATTAAAGATTTCGACTTCGTTTCTGATAGTAAACAAGGCGTTCTTCGTGTGAATCTTAAGTATGGTCCTAACCGCGAGAAAGTAATTACAGGCATTAAACGTATCTCCAAACCTGGTTTACGTGTATATGCAAAAAGCGAAGAATTACCTCGTGTACTTGGCGGACTTGGAATCGCTATTGTTTCCACTTCAAAAGGTGTTATGAGTGATAAACAAGCACGTCGTAGTGGTCTTGGCGGTGAAGTAATCGCTTACGTTTGGTAA
- the rpsQ gene encoding 30S ribosomal protein S17 gives MSERNERKTRIGKVVSDKMEKTVVVAVERLVQHPLYKKAVKETVKFKAHDENNDAHTGDTVEIMETRPLSKDKRWRVIEVLERAK, from the coding sequence ATGAGTGAAAGAAATGAGCGTAAAACTAGAATTGGTAAAGTGGTAAGCGATAAAATGGAAAAAACTGTTGTAGTAGCAGTTGAACGTCTTGTACAACATCCACTATACAAAAAAGCAGTAAAAGAAACTGTAAAATTCAAAGCACATGATGAAAACAATGATGCACATACTGGTGACACTGTAGAAATCATGGAAACTCGTCCATTGTCTAAAGATAAGCGTTGGAGAGTTATTGAAGTTCTGGAAAGAGCAAAATAA
- the rplB gene encoding 50S ribosomal protein L2, with protein MAVKSFKPYSAGRRFMTVASFDEITTDQPERSLVERLKKHGGRNQQGRLTVRHQGGGHKRLYRVIDFKRNKDGIQATVATIEYDPNRSARIALLNYADGEKRYILAPNGIKVGDKVVSGPDADIKPGNALPIINIPVGTMLHNIELKIGKGGQLVRSAGTGAQLMAKEGDYALLRMPSGELRKVHINCKATIGQVGNLEHENITIGKAGRSRWLGVRPANRGVSMNPNDHPHGGGEGRSPVGRKHPVTKWGKHAMGATTRRKKNSDKFIVKGRTK; from the coding sequence ATGGCAGTAAAAAGTTTTAAACCATATTCTGCAGGCAGAAGATTCATGACTGTAGCTAGCTTCGATGAAATTACTACAGATCAGCCTGAGAGATCTCTTGTTGAACGTCTAAAAAAACATGGTGGCCGTAATCAACAAGGTCGTTTAACAGTAAGACATCAAGGTGGCGGTCACAAACGTTTATATCGTGTGATCGACTTCAAACGTAATAAAGATGGTATTCAGGCAACTGTTGCTACAATCGAATACGATCCAAACCGTTCCGCGCGTATTGCGCTTTTAAATTATGCTGATGGTGAAAAACGTTACATCTTAGCTCCTAACGGTATTAAAGTAGGGGATAAAGTTGTATCTGGTCCGGATGCTGATATTAAACCTGGTAATGCGTTACCAATTATAAATATTCCTGTTGGTACTATGCTTCATAATATTGAACTTAAAATCGGTAAAGGTGGACAGTTAGTTCGTTCCGCTGGAACTGGAGCTCAATTAATGGCGAAAGAGGGCGACTATGCGTTGCTTCGTATGCCTTCAGGAGAATTACGTAAGGTTCATATCAATTGTAAAGCAACGATTGGTCAAGTAGGTAATCTTGAACATGAAAATATTACGATTGGTAAAGCTGGTCGTTCTCGCTGGTTAGGCGTTCGTCCTGCAAACCGTGGTGTTTCCATGAACCCTAATGACCATCCACATGGTGGTGGGGAAGGTCGTAGCCCAGTTGGTCGTAAACATCCTGTTACTAAATGGGGTAAACATGCTATGGGTGCTACAACTCGTCGTAAAAAGAACTCTGATAAGTTTATTGTCAAAGGTCGTACGAAATAA
- the rplC gene encoding 50S ribosomal protein L3 has protein sequence MAKGILGKKLGMTQIFTEEGKVVPVTVVESGKTVVIQNKTVENDGYNAVQLGFGVIKEKNVTKPMKGHFAKAGVDAVKFIREMRLSDASEYNAGDVIGVDIFSAGELIDVTGTAKGKGFAGGIKRHNFRRGPMGHGSKSHREPGSTGAMISGGGGRVLKGKKLPGRMGAQKVTLQRLSIVRVDTDRNLLLIKGAIPGPKGSYVVIKNTVKPNK, from the coding sequence ATGGCTAAAGGAATTTTAGGTAAAAAACTTGGTATGACACAAATCTTTACCGAAGAAGGTAAAGTTGTTCCAGTGACTGTTGTTGAATCAGGTAAAACTGTTGTAATTCAAAATAAAACTGTTGAAAATGATGGCTATAATGCTGTGCAATTAGGTTTTGGCGTTATTAAAGAAAAAAATGTTACAAAACCAATGAAAGGTCATTTCGCAAAAGCTGGCGTAGATGCAGTGAAGTTTATTCGTGAAATGCGCTTATCTGATGCTTCAGAATATAATGCTGGTGATGTAATCGGCGTTGACATATTTAGTGCTGGTGAATTGATTGATGTTACTGGTACTGCAAAAGGTAAAGGTTTTGCTGGTGGTATTAAACGCCATAATTTCAGACGTGGACCTATGGGACATGGCTCAAAATCACATCGTGAACCAGGTTCAACTGGTGCAATGATCAGTGGTGGTGGCGGTAGAGTTTTAAAAGGTAAAAAACTACCGGGTCGTATGGGCGCACAAAAAGTGACGCTTCAACGTTTAAGCATTGTAAGAGTTGATACAGATCGTAACTTACTTTTAATTAAAGGTGCGATTCCTGGTCCTAAAGGCAGCTATGTTGTAATTAAAAATACTGTAAAACCTAACAAATAA
- the rplE gene encoding 50S ribosomal protein L5 encodes MDRLKEKYLKEVVPALTEKFGYKNVMEIPKIEKVIINMGVGEAVGNPKVLDSAVNDMTLIAGQKPVLTRAKKSLAAWKLREGMPIGAKVTLRGQRMYQFMDKFMNVALPRVRDFRGVSAKAFDGRGNYSMGLKEQLIFPEIEYDKIDKLRGMNVIVVTTAKTDEEARELLKLMGMPFSA; translated from the coding sequence GTGGATAGACTCAAAGAAAAATATCTTAAAGAAGTAGTTCCTGCTTTAACAGAAAAATTTGGCTATAAAAATGTAATGGAAATACCTAAAATCGAAAAAGTTATTATTAATATGGGTGTTGGTGAGGCTGTAGGAAATCCTAAAGTTCTTGACTCAGCTGTGAATGATATGACATTGATTGCAGGTCAAAAACCAGTATTAACACGTGCTAAGAAGTCTTTAGCGGCGTGGAAATTACGTGAAGGTATGCCAATCGGTGCGAAGGTAACACTTCGTGGTCAACGTATGTATCAATTCATGGACAAATTTATGAACGTAGCTCTTCCTCGTGTACGTGATTTCCGTGGAGTAAGTGCGAAAGCTTTTGATGGACGTGGAAATTATTCCATGGGTCTTAAAGAGCAACTAATTTTCCCTGAAATTGAATACGATAAAATCGATAAACTTCGTGGTATGAATGTTATCGTTGTAACAACAGCGAAAACGGATGAAGAAGCAAGAGAGCTTCTAAAATTAATGGGAATGCCATTTAGCGCGTAA
- the rpmC gene encoding 50S ribosomal protein L29: MKVNDIREMSADELNQKLASLKEELFNLRFQLATGQLENPMRIKDVKKTIARIKTIQREEELKA, from the coding sequence ATGAAGGTTAATGATATACGTGAAATGAGTGCAGATGAACTTAACCAAAAACTTGCTTCTCTAAAAGAAGAATTATTTAACCTTAGATTTCAACTTGCTACTGGCCAGCTTGAAAACCCAATGCGTATCAAAGATGTAAAGAAAACGATTGCTCGCATTAAAACAATCCAACGTGAAGAAGAATTAAAAGCTTAA
- the rplP gene encoding 50S ribosomal protein L16 produces the protein MLLPKRVKYRKQFRGRMKGKASRGNKVSHGEFGLQALEPAWITNRQIEAARIAMTRYIKRGGKVWIKIFPDKPVTAKPAETRMGSGKGSPEYWVAVVKPGRIMFEMDGVSEEVAKEAMRLAAHKLPIKTKFVTREQTQEQAEGGEVNEG, from the coding sequence ATGTTATTACCAAAGAGAGTAAAATACCGTAAACAATTTCGTGGTCGTATGAAAGGTAAAGCAAGCAGAGGTAATAAAGTAAGCCATGGTGAATTTGGTTTACAAGCATTAGAACCTGCTTGGATTACAAATAGACAGATTGAAGCTGCTCGTATTGCGATGACTCGTTATATCAAACGTGGCGGTAAAGTTTGGATTAAAATTTTCCCTGATAAACCTGTAACTGCAAAACCTGCTGAAACTCGTATGGGTAGTGGTAAAGGTTCACCAGAATACTGGGTTGCAGTGGTTAAACCAGGTCGTATCATGTTCGAAATGGATGGCGTTAGTGAAGAAGTAGCAAAAGAAGCTATGCGTCTTGCAGCTCATAAACTTCCTATTAAAACAAAATTCGTTACGCGTGAACAGACTCAAGAGCAAGCAGAGGGCGGTGAAGTAAATGAAGGTTAA